Proteins encoded in a region of the Zea mays cultivar B73 chromosome 4, Zm-B73-REFERENCE-NAM-5.0, whole genome shotgun sequence genome:
- the LOC100277463 gene encoding uncharacterized protein LOC100277463 produces MGNCVQISSGGVGVGGSRSCAAAVEAGCQQPQRRRSTAGGDEEEAIIDQAMTPSSILKVKMVLTKGELGWLVAQLKAGDRRLADVLREMARKREGRAAADGWRPSLESIVECPAETAPAPDATSDNSD; encoded by the coding sequence ATGGGCAACTGCGTCCAGATCAGCAGCggcggcgtcggcgtcggcggcAGTAGAAGCTGCGCGGCCGCCGTAGAAGCAGGGTGCCAGCAGCCGCAACGGAGGAGAAGCACTGCCGGCGGTGATGAGGAGGAGGCAATAATTGATCAAGCGATGACACCGTCGTCAATCTTGAAGGTGAAGATGGTGCTGACCAAGGGCGAGCTGGGGTGGCTCGTGGCGCAGCTCAAGGCCGGCGACCGCCGCCTCGCGGACGTGCTCCGGGAGATGGCGCGCAAGCGTGAGGGCCGGGCGGCTGCCGACGGGTGGCGGCCCAGCCTTGAGAGCATCGTCGAGTGCCCTGCCgagacggcgccggcgccggacGCCACCTCCGATAATAGTGATTAG